One segment of Thunnus thynnus chromosome 19, fThuThy2.1, whole genome shotgun sequence DNA contains the following:
- the LOC137170760 gene encoding homer protein homolog 1-like, with translation MGEQPIFSTRAHVFQIDPNTKKNWVPTSKHAVTVSYFYDSTRNVYRIISLDGSKAIINSTITPNMSFTKTSQKFGQWADSRANTVYGLGFSSESQLAKFADKFAEFKEAARLAKEKSQEKMELTSTPSQESATGDVQSPLTSESINGTDDERVTPDTPQHTEARAEPSQNALPFSHSSSNINKHWEAELAALKGNNAKLTAALLESTANVKQWKQQLAAYQEEAERLHKRVTELECVSGQTTVIKSQKTELNQTIEELELALKAKEEELEQLKAEVQSANEFQSQKDSLTQKLQDTESRNQTLESQLSELEQRLESSQQEREAFRTSLRSLLELLDSKIFELTELRDTLSKLIEGS, from the exons ATGGG tGAGCAGCCCATCTTCAGTACGCGGGCCCACGTCTTCCAGATCGACCCAAACACAAAGAAGAACTGGGTTCCCACAAGTAAACACGCTGTCACAGTCTCCTACTTCTACGACAGTACCAGGAATGTATATCGAATCATCAGTCTGGATGGATCCAAG GCCATCATCAACAGCACCATCACCCCCAACATGTCCTTCACCAAGACATCGCAGAAGTTTGGCCAGTGGGCCGACAGCCGGGCCAACACCGTCTACGGCCTCGGCTTCTCCTCTGAGAGTCAGCTGGCCAAG TTTGCAGACAAGTTTGCAGAGTTCAAGGAGGCGGCACGGTTAGCCAAGGAGAAGTCTCAGGAGAAGATGGAGCTCACCAGCACTCCCTCTCAG gaGTCCGCCACAGGTGATGTGCAGTCACCTTTGACCTCAGAGAGCATCAACGGCACAGATGATGAGAGAGTCACACCAGACACACCTCAGCACACCGAAGCCAGAGCAGAGCCTTCCCAGAATGCACTGCCCTTCTCGCACAG TTCATCCAACATCAATAAGCACTGGGAGGCGGAGCTGGCAGCACTTAAGGGGAACAACGCCAAGCTAACGGCGGCTCTGCTCGAGTCCACAGCCAACGTCAAACAATGGAAACAGCAGCTGGCGGCGTATCAGGAGGAAGCCGAGAGGCTACACAAACGG GTGACGGAGCTCGAGTGCGTCAGCGGTCAAACAACAGTGATCAAATCTCAAAAGACGGAGCTCAACCAAACAATAGAGGAGCTGGAGTTGGCTTTGAAAGCTAAAGAGGAA GAGTTGGAGCAGCTCAAAGCCGAGGTTCAGAGTGCCAACGAGTTTCAGTCTCAGAAAGATTCACTTACACAGAAACTACAG GACACGGAGTCGAGGAACCAGACGTTGGAGTCTCAGCTGAGCGAGCTGGAGCAGCGTCTGGAGAGCAGCCAGCAGGAGCGAGAAGCTTTCCGTACCAGTCTGCGCTcgctgctggagctgctggacaGCAAGATCTTCGAGCTGACCGAGCTGCGGGACACGTTGTCCAAGCTCATCGAGGGCAGCtag